The DNA region GTAATCAAAAAAGGTACGCTGCAAATCCAGTACAGCCACCCAACGCGATTAGGTAGTAACGGTAAAGCCAAACGGATGTCAGTTACTAACTCTTGGGGCGGTGCTAATACTCCCATCAACACGCGACATCTCGTAGAAGCCGAATCTGTAGCAACTAAAATTACTCAAGCTTTAACGAGTGGCACCTATAGCGACGAATGGAAAGACGAGTTAATCGGACGCAAACCGAAGACGCGCCAACAATCAACAACCACAGCAACCACCGAACAGAAGCTAACCTTTCATGACGCCTGGGAGGTAATTAATAACGACTGGGAAGGACGTAAAAAGAAACTTAAAAATCCAAACGCTACTTACTATCAAGGTTTTTCACGCTTTGAATCTTGGCAAAATGACGATAGCGAATTTACCCTTAAATCCTTAGCACATTGGTTAGTTACTAGCAAGTTGAACGGAAAAATGAAGATAAACCATCTCGCCGTGATAAAACGAAATCTAGCCCTCTTTGATGTGCCACAACAAATCACAAACTGGGTAGAAAAGGAAGCTAGTTTAACTGAGGTAAGTAAGCAGAAAACCCGCCTTCCTGATGACAAGGAAATTGAGGAAACTTGGCAGATGCTTCATGAGGCAAAAGTAGCAAACCTAGCCCGTAAATATCACACAGATAAAAACGCAAGAAATCTATATCTGTACGGAATATTGGCTATTTACGGCTTGAGAATTCATGAGGTATTTTCAATAATGAACTGGGATAACCCGGTGATTATTCGCAATGGTGAGTTTATCGCAGTAAATGATGACAGTGATGATGACCCAACAGAAACGATTAAATACCAAGGGAACGACAAGATAATCCCTGCTATTAATGACCCAACTAACACTGAGAAAATCCTAGTAATTGAAAAAGGGAAAACTGGTAAACGTTTAGCGTTACCATTCATGCCTAAAGGTAAGAATTGGTTTGAAACTTTCAACCTAGTTGACAAAACTTTTAACGAGATAAAGCCTCATTACAAGAATTCATCAGCTAAAAACAAGTACGGACAAAACCCATCAAGAAACTTCTGTAAATGGTTAAAAGACCAAGATGTTGAATTCACTGCTCACAAGCTACGCCACGCTTGCAATATCAGAATGCACCAAGCAGGCTTAAACCACCTCGCGATCGCTAATAGCCTCGGTCACACTGTGGCAATGAACCAAAGCACCTACCTACGTTACCAAGGTCAAGAAAGCAAACTAGAAGGCTTACAATCTGCATTAAATGACCTACGAGGTAAACAGAATGAAATAGACACCTTAAAGACTGAAAACGAGCGATTAAAAACAGAGAACGAGCAGTTAAAGTTAGAAGTTCAAAGGCTGAAGTTAGAGAAACAATACCAGAATTAACTAACTGAGACTAGCTGAAACAACTGACGAGAGGGGATGAACCCTCTTTTTTAATGCCACCATGAGATAGCCAATAGTACCTTATATAGCAGAGAACGAATTAGTTAGGACATCCTCATTTTCGGAAAACCTTGCTAGCATAGGCTCTCATCACTGTTTACTGTTTACTGCTATACTTCATCCCGAACCCCTGAGAGTTACTGTTTTAGAGAATACCAGTGACTACTGGAAAGGATACTGGAAGTAACCAAACTTATTTAGTTAGAGCTTGTCAGAAGACGAAATGAGGGTGTAATGTAAAAGTGTAATTACGTAATTACAGTAATTAAGTACAGGTGTAATTTACGTAATTACCAAAAAAAATGGGTTTAAAGCCTCGCTGTTCTACGGCGACTTTGATTGAAAAGAAACTAGAAAGTTAGTACAATAGTTGATCGCGAGTAAAACGAAAATCTACGTGATGAATCGCTCTAGTAGGTCGAAAACCCGGTAAGTAAGAAACAACGGTTAGATTGGGTCTAACGGCAGTATGACTAAACCACTGCAAGCTTTCTTCAGAGCGAGGAGCGTACTAAACTAGCTGAGTGATGGATGTTTGAAAGCATAAAACTAAAAAAAGTAAGCGCAATATATGCGGCTATATGTCAACATATTGAGCGTCTAGAGGCAACTTGACTGTGCCTGCAAGAGGAAAGAGAACTACTTGTGAATCCCCTCCCTTTAGCAACGCGGAGGGAGGGGAGTAGTCAAATAATTACACTTTCGCTAAGGAAGATTTAGATGAACTATAATCCTGTTACCAAAGAGGAAGTCTTCGCAGTTTGTGACGAGCTATGGAGTGAGGGTACTTACCCTTTTTTTACACTGGAATTTTGAACCATCTTTAAAAACACCGATTGAGAAGGGTAAACAAGAATAAATGGCGACAAAGCGAGTTTTGATTATCGACGACGAAGCCGATATTCGAGAAGTAGCTCAACTTGGGTTAGAAATAAGTCATGAGTGGGAAATACTGACAGCAGCTTCTGGACAAGAAGGACTAAAAATAGCCACAGAACAACAGCCCGATGCAATTCTTTTAGATGTCATGATGCCCGACATCGATGGACCGACAACTTGGCAAAAACTACAAGCAAATTCTACTACTAAAGATATTCCTGTAATTTTACTAACTGCGAAAGTCCAAGCCGTAGAACAGCGTCGTTATGCTCAGTTAGGAGTTAAAAGTGTTTTGACTAAACCTTTCGATCCAGTTACAATCGGCGAGGCGATCGCGCAAATTCTCGGATGGTAGCTGAAAATAGTTTTTCACACCGATACAACTAGAAGATCTGGGTTTCACAAGTTTTTCACAAAAAACAGGCATAATGAAGCTAAAAATTACCTGTTGTTAGCTTTGTTTGCGAAAAATTTTTTAATATGTACCAACAAGCCGAGGTCGATGTCAATCGGAGTCAAAACTTAGCTCATCTGCAAAGATTAGCCGATAATGTCTTGGGAATCCTTTATCAATTTCAAATCGATACCAACGGTTTGATGTCTTTTCCCTATGTTTCTGCGGGCTGTCAAGAAATATTGGGATTAGACCCCAAGCTAGTGGAAGAAGATGCCTCATTAATGGTTGATTTAATTATTCCAGAAGACCGAGAGAAATTTAGCGAATCCGTAGCTTACTCGGCTGAAACCTTAGAACCTTGGTACTGGGAAGGAAAAGTGAAGTTGCATTCTGGGGTGGTTAAATGGATTAAAGCCATGTCGCGCCCAGAACGACAACCAACGGGAGAAATTATTTGGGATGGCTGGATACTTGATATTACCGCACAAAAAAGGTCAGAAGCAGCATTACAAGCTTCCAATCAGCGCATTGCGACTATTTTATCAGGAGCAACGGAAGGCTTTTTTGCTTTAAGCGATCGCTGGTGTTTTACTTATGTCAATTCTCAGGCAGAATATCTCTTGGGTAAATCTAGCTGTGAGTTGATTGGAAGAAACATTTGGGAAGTTTATCCTGAAACAGTGGAATCAAAGTTTTATCAACAATATCACTATGCTGTAGCCAATCAAGTCAACGTTACTTTTGAAGAATTCTATCAGCCCCTAAATTCCTGGTTTCAAGTCCGTGCTTATCCTAACGGAGAAGAATTATCTGTATATGTTACTAATATAAATGCTCGCAAAAAGCTAGAAATTTCTTTAGAAGAATTAAACAAATTAAACGAAAAATTAGAGACCAAAGTTGCTGAGAGAACGAAAGAATTATCACAAAAAACCTCAGAACTAGAAGACCTTTGGTCTGCCTTTCCTGACTTGGTGTTTTGCCTGACAGCCGATGGCAAAATTCTTAGCTATCAGGCAGGCAAAGAACAGACTAAAATTTATTTGCAACCCGCAGAATTTTTAGGCAAGAAAATGGTCGAAATCTTGCCTGCTGAAGTAGGAGAAAAAATTCGCCAAGCAATGGAGATGACTTTGCTATGTCAATCTTTAGTTAGAATAGAATATTGCCTAGAAATGGAGACTGGCAAAGAATATTACGAAGGGAGATTGTTGCCCTTTGCGGAAAATCAGATAATGTTAATTGTCCGGAATATCAGCGATCGCCAAGAAGCAGAAAATAAACTCAAGGAAAGTGAAAAGCGTTACCAAACTTTAACTGAAGCTTTACCAATTTGCGTATTTTATACAGATGCTCAAGGAAATTGCCTTTATACGAACGATCGCTGGCAAAAAATTGCTGGCTTGACTCAAGAAGAGGCATTGGGAAAGGGATGGAGTAGCGCCATTCACCCCGAAGATCGAGAACGAGTATCTAGCGAATGGTATCGAGCAGCTTCGCAGAAAAAGCTTTTTAACTCAAAGTATCGCTTTCAAAATCCTGAGGGGAAAGTGAGTTGGGTCATCGGTAATGCTGTCGGTATTGATAACGAAAAGGGAGAAACAATTGGCTATGTCGGAACAATTACCGATATCAGCGATCGCCAAGAAGCAGAAATGAAACTCCAGGAAAGTGAAAAGCGTTACCAAACTTTAACTGAAGCTTCGCCAATTGGCGTATTTTATACAGATGTCCAAGGAAATTGCCTTTATACGAACGATCGCTGGCAAAAAATTGCTGGTTTAACTCAACAAGAAGCACTTGGGGACGGCTGGACTCGGGCGATTCACCCCGAAGATCGAGAACGAGTATACAAGCAATGGTATCAGACGGTCTTAGAGAAAAAGTCTTTTTACAGCGAACATCGCTTTCAACATCCTAACGGTAAAATAACTTGGACGATCGTTCAGGCTTTACCTGTCATCGATGACGAAAGAGAGACAACTGGTTATGTCGGAACAATTACCGATATCAGCGATCGCCAATTAATGGAAACCGCCTTGCGTAGAAGCGAAGAAAGATTTCGTTGTTTAATCCAAGCCACCTCACAAATTATTTGGAATACCGATCCTAATGGTCAAATCAATAGCGAACAAGCCAGTTTGTGCGCTTTTACCGGACAAACTTACGACCAAGTTGCAGGTTGGAGTTGGCTAAGTATCATTCACCCAGAAGATCGCGAACGTACTGCTGCTGAGTGGGAGAAAGCAATTGCGAATAAGAGTTTATATCAGATCGAACATCGCTTGCGGCGTTATGACAGCCAATACCGCTACATGAGCGGTCGCGCCGTACCCGTACTCAATGAAAATGGTAGCATTCGCGAATGGATTGGCTCTCATACCGATATCAGCGATCGCAAAGCGGCGGAAACAGCCCTGCAAAAAATCACCCACGATCTACAAGAAGCACAAAAACTCGCCCATATTGGTAACTGGGATTTTAACGTTACCAGTGGCGAAATTTCCTGGTCAGAAGAAGTTTTCCAGATCTACGGATTCGATCGCCAAACACAAACTCCCACCTTAAGCGAACATTTACAGCAATATCATCCTGAAGACCGAGAAACATTTCAAGGAATTCTGGCAGAGGCGATCGCCGACGGAAAACCTTACGACCTCGAACTGCGTATTTTTCACCCGAATGGTTCGCTTCGATATATCCATGTTAAAGGAGAACCAGTTAAGAACGAAAAAGGTAAAGTCGCGCGCTTATTTGGTACAGTGATGGACATTACTGACCGGAAATTGGTTGAAATTCAAGTACAAGAAAAAGCCAGAGATTTAGAAAAAACGCTGCGCGAATTAAGAGCCACCCAAGCTCAACTAATTCAAACCGAAAAAATGTCCAGTTTAGGTCAACTGGTAGCTGGAGTCGCTCACGAAATCAATAATCCAGTTAACTTTATTTATGGTAATCTCGCCCACGCCACTGAATATTGCCAAGATTTGCTTAGTGTAATTGAATTATATCGACAACACTATCCCCATCCAGTTCTCGAAATACAAAACAAACTCGAAGCAGTAGATTTTGAATTTTTGCTAACCGACTTACCTCAGTTACTCAATTCGATGGAAGTGGGTGCTAGAAGAATTAAAGAAATTGTTGCTTCCTTACGCAACTTCTCTCGCCTCAACGAAGCCGAGTTCAAAACTGTTAATATTCACGAAGGAATAGACAGTACCTTGATGATTCTGCAAAACCGAATCAAGGCAAAACCCGATCGCCCCCAAATTGAGCTCGTCAAAAACTACGGCAATCTACCCCTAGTAGAATGTTATCCAGGGCAGCTAAATCAAGTCTTGATGAATATTTTAGTTAATGCCCTCGATGTCTTAGACGATCGCGATCGATCGCGTACTTATCAAGAAATCGAGCAAAATCCTAGCTCCATCTGGATAACTACTACCCTTATCGAACCTAAAACTGCGCGCATTAGTATTAAAGATAACGGTTTTGGCATCCCCGAAAATGTCAAAAATCGTATTTTCGATCCCTTTTTTACTACTAAGTCAGTAGGGAAAGGTACAGGCTTGGGAATGTCGATCAGCTATCAAATTATTACCGAAAAACATCAAGGTCGGATTGAATGTATTTCTGAACTCGGTCAAGGTGCAGAGTTTATTATCGAGATTCCCCTACGACAAAAGGCATAGTCTGATTAAGCTAAATAACGATTCTGGCGGCAAAAAAGATCTTCAAAAACCTTCTCAAGGAAGACGATTGATTACCGCAAGATTTCTTAGCCTTTCAAAGGTAGTCAACTTTCGAGTTGTTCTACTTGCAGTTAAGCAACGGAGTTTTAATAATCGTAGATAGAGACGTTTTACACAACGTCTCTAGTCAGAGCGAGCGTCGATCTTACCTAATTAAGAGCCGAGATTACTTCTTTCTTGAATCCGAGAAAGATAAACAAAACTATCAACTGGCGATCGCGGTTTAGGTAATTCTTCATTGGGCCACAAAGGTAGGTCAATGCAAGGACAACTCAGGGGCTGCACACCTGTATTCCTCACTGGTACGGGCATTTCACAGCGAGCGCAGGAATTGATCTCCCATGCAGACGTGAGCAACTCACTAATAGTTTGTTCCGTACCTTCCAAGTAACAATCGCCACTTTCGGGAGACAGAAGATACTGCCATAATTCCTCAAATTTATGCGAGTAGCGATCGCCAATAATTACTGGTTCTGGTAAAACAGATTTACGACCATTATCAACTAAAGCTTTCTTACCTAACTGAAACCAATAGGCAAGATATTGTTTGACTTGTTCCTTGGTTGCCATAATTAATTCTCATTCCGAAAAAATTCTCTTCTTACCTTTCTATGCTACTTACCGAGCGATCCCGACAAATCTTCACCGAGTTGGAAATTTTACGAGCGAGTTGGTGGTTGAGTAGGTAGGGGTCTTCCTAAACTACTGAGATTGAGAACCATACCTCCTGTTACCAAATATACTGACTCTGCCCTGACTCCTAATTCTCTCACCAATCTTCCCAGGCGATCGCGAAATTTCCTTCCGGAAGCATAAGCAGGAACTACCCCCCAACCTGTCTCTTCTGCCACAAAAATTATTGTCCCTGCCCCCGTTTCTAAACTGGCAAATAAATCTAAATAAGTCTTTTCCCAGGTGGAATCCTCCTCAGATAACAAATTTGCTACCCAAGTGCCTAAAGAGTCCACCAACAGGCAGCTAGATGGCTCAGAAGCGCGAATTGTTGCTGTTAGTTCTCTGGGTATTTCTAAAATTTGCCAATCAGCAGGTCGTCGTTGGCAATGCTGAGCAATTCTCTCATGCCACTCGCGATCGCCTGGGTCAATTTCAGCAGTAGCAACATAAGTTACAGTTTTACCAGTTTGGATAGCTAAGTATTCTGCCCACTCACTTTTACCCGATCGCGCCGGTCCGGTGACTAAGATCGCGTCCATTTCAACAGTTATTGTTAAGTGAACTTAATCGTAACCGATCGAGCAAATTTACTCTCAGACTATGCTCCAATACAACCCGCGCTTAACTCGCCATCCGCTAAACTTGGGTTTGACGGAGCGATCGGCATTGTCAACCGGAAGCTCGTCTTAGTCGATACTGGATGCAATGGATGTATAGGATTCTTCTTACTCGATGTAGCTCAACCCATAACGAGCGCAGAGGCTTTCCAGCTTGGCTCGAAGGGAAAAAATTCGGACTTGAACGAAGTTCTGATTGTTGGGTTTGCCCATGTTGGTATTTTGCTTCAATATTGGGTTATAGCCCACAACAATCGTCCCCATCTTTTTACTTTTGGCGATCGTTCAGCTTCAGTCGAACAGTTTAGCTCAGCAACATGGGAGCGCCCCGCTAGATACACATGACTCTAGTGAACTCTCTAATCTATTGTCAACTAAAGTTGGAGGCGGCGTTTCCTGGACCGCGCTTGTTTTCAACTAGAGCAGGAGAGGAAACGCCGTAAATACAGATGGAACCTGAATTGGAACAAAAACAGACCACTGACGAGAAGTTAACACCACAACTCCCTGCCACAAATACCCAGGGAGATTCTAACACTGAGAGCGCCAATCTAGAATTATCTTTTTCAATTACTTCAACTTCAACAACCGTTAATAAGTCTTTTGGTAAAACTCCGTCTTTACCAAAACTGAAAGCTGCCAAAATCAGCTCTCACCGTCACGATGCTAATCCATCTTTAGCCGTAAACTTATTACACGAGATTGAAGCAACTGTTACAGGTTGGCAAGAAGATTTGCAACTGACAGTCCGCAAAATTCAAGATATTTATTTAGAAGGACCGATCGTCGATGGTTGGTTAGAATCTCATCCGCGCAAACCCGATGAGGGTGGGGCTGAAGTTCGCAAAGCCAGTAGCGATCGCCTAATGGATTATGTCGAGGAATTAAGTAATGATGGTGTTGCCTACCAAAGCCCCCGTGCTGGCTATCGACTTTGCGGCTTAGATGAAAATGGTAAAGTATGGTCGCGTCCTTGTCCGCCCGAACAAGTGCCGAATGTCAGTGTCGCGATCGCTCGTTACCAAAAACTCCGTCAGTTGTTACTGCACAAGCATAATCTGGAAACTCGTCTTAATGAGTTAGCCGAAACCTTAGTTATTCTGCACAGTTCAATTAAAGAATGACAAATTTACCAATTTCTGCTGTAATTTGCACTCACAATCGAGAAGAATATCTCGGTGCAGCCATAGACAGCTTGTTAGAGCAAGATTTTGCCGAATATGAAGTAATAGTGGTAGATAATGCTTCGAGCGATCGCACTCGCGAAGTCGTTGAAGCTCGTTTGTCTAACCCCAAGCTAAAATACGTCTATGAATCAGTTACCGGGCTTTCTGTGGCTCGCAACACCGGAGCCAAAGAATCTTCCGGAGAAATTATTGCTTACCTTGACGACGACGCAGTTGCCAGTAAAACTTGGTTAAGCGCTTTAATTGCCGGATATCAGCAACAAGAAAAACTGGCGATCGCTGGCGGCAAAGTCACTTTAATTTTGCCACCCAAAGCAACTTATCCCCAATGGCTTTCCACTGAACTTGCTAGCTGTTTGGGAGCTTACGATTTAGGAAAGGAAGTAGTCTACATCACTAATCCCAGCTTAACTCCCAGAGGTTTAAATTACTCAATTCGGCGCAGTTTTCTCGAACAAGTAGGCGGTTTTGATGTTAATCTTGGTCGCGTCGGGAAAAATTTACTCTCCAATGAAGAAGTTTATATGACAGAACTAGCACTCAAGCGAGGTTGGCAAGTCGCTTATTTACCAAAAGCACTAGTAGCACATAATGTCGCCCCAGAAAGGTTACAACCAAGTTGGTTTTTCCGTCGCGGTTGGTGGCAAGGTGTTAGTGAATGTTATCGCCAACAACTAGCAGGTCGTCAAGATCCCACTCAACTAGTCGAAGGCACAGAACGTATAGTTCGCGGTCTTTACAAATCATTAAAATATCTTGGCGATCCCGCTTTACGCTTTGATAATCTCGTCTACGCCTATGGTCAAATTGGCTACTTAAAAACTGCACTTCAAGGATTATTTTCTCCAGCAAAACCCAAAAAATAATCTCCTCCTTTAGCGACCAGAGATAATGCCAAGATCGAGAAATGCAGTTAAGCTTATACTGAGGCGTTGTCTAGCCAAACAACTAACCTGTTTGAAACTAACTTCAAAACACTTAACCACTCACAGTTTCACCTCGGATGATTTCTACGCCTAAAATCCCCGTATCAGTGCTAATTCCTGCTAAAAACGAGGAATTCAATTTACCCACTTGTCTAGCAAGTGTCGCTAGAGCCGATGAAATTTTTGTCGTTGACTCCCAAAGTAGCGATCGCTCTTGTGAAATTGCTGCTAATCACGGTGCAAAAGTCGTTCAATTTCACTTTAACGGTCGTTGGCCCAAAAAGAAAAACTGGGCGTTGGATAATCTTCCTTTTCGCAATGAATGGGTATTAATCGTTGATTGCGACGAACGTATTCCCCCCCAACTCTGGGACGAAATTGCTACAGCGATCGCCAATCCTGAATATAATGGTTACTACCTCAACCGCAAAGTATTTTTCCTTGGTAAATGGATTCGTTTTGGCGGTAAATATCCTGACTGGAATTTACGTTTATTCAAGCATAAATGCGGTCGTTACGAAAATCTTAATACCGAAGAAATTCGGAACACAGGTGATAACGAAGTTCACGAACACGTTATTTTACAAGGTAAGGTAGGATATCTCAAAGAAGATATGCTCCACGAAGATTTTCGCGATATTTACGAATGGCTAGCACGACATAATCGTTATTCAAACTGGGAAGCAAGAGTTTACTACAATTTACTTGCTGGTAAAAGCGAAGATGGGACAATCGGT from Oscillatoria salina IIICB1 includes:
- the cobU gene encoding bifunctional adenosylcobinamide kinase/adenosylcobinamide-phosphate guanylyltransferase → MDAILVTGPARSGKSEWAEYLAIQTGKTVTYVATAEIDPGDREWHERIAQHCQRRPADWQILEIPRELTATIRASEPSSCLLVDSLGTWVANLLSEEDSTWEKTYLDLFASLETGAGTIIFVAEETGWGVVPAYASGRKFRDRLGRLVRELGVRAESVYLVTGGMVLNLSSLGRPLPTQPPTRS
- a CDS encoding tyrosine-type recombinase/integrase, coding for MSKTIKPSEVHRDGSYNIPHLVAEANERLTQIGKYGSTAKLVIKKGTLQIQYSHPTRLGSNGKAKRMSVTNSWGGANTPINTRHLVEAESVATKITQALTSGTYSDEWKDELIGRKPKTRQQSTTTATTEQKLTFHDAWEVINNDWEGRKKKLKNPNATYYQGFSRFESWQNDDSEFTLKSLAHWLVTSKLNGKMKINHLAVIKRNLALFDVPQQITNWVEKEASLTEVSKQKTRLPDDKEIEETWQMLHEAKVANLARKYHTDKNARNLYLYGILAIYGLRIHEVFSIMNWDNPVIIRNGEFIAVNDDSDDDPTETIKYQGNDKIIPAINDPTNTEKILVIEKGKTGKRLALPFMPKGKNWFETFNLVDKTFNEIKPHYKNSSAKNKYGQNPSRNFCKWLKDQDVEFTAHKLRHACNIRMHQAGLNHLAIANSLGHTVAMNQSTYLRYQGQESKLEGLQSALNDLRGKQNEIDTLKTENERLKTENEQLKLEVQRLKLEKQYQN
- a CDS encoding glycosyltransferase family 2 protein; this encodes MTNLPISAVICTHNREEYLGAAIDSLLEQDFAEYEVIVVDNASSDRTREVVEARLSNPKLKYVYESVTGLSVARNTGAKESSGEIIAYLDDDAVASKTWLSALIAGYQQQEKLAIAGGKVTLILPPKATYPQWLSTELASCLGAYDLGKEVVYITNPSLTPRGLNYSIRRSFLEQVGGFDVNLGRVGKNLLSNEEVYMTELALKRGWQVAYLPKALVAHNVAPERLQPSWFFRRGWWQGVSECYRQQLAGRQDPTQLVEGTERIVRGLYKSLKYLGDPALRFDNLVYAYGQIGYLKTALQGLFSPAKPKK
- a CDS encoding glycosyltransferase family 2 protein codes for the protein MISTPKIPVSVLIPAKNEEFNLPTCLASVARADEIFVVDSQSSDRSCEIAANHGAKVVQFHFNGRWPKKKNWALDNLPFRNEWVLIVDCDERIPPQLWDEIATAIANPEYNGYYLNRKVFFLGKWIRFGGKYPDWNLRLFKHKCGRYENLNTEEIRNTGDNEVHEHVILQGKVGYLKEDMLHEDFRDIYEWLARHNRYSNWEARVYYNLLAGKSEDGTIGANLFGDAVQRKRFLKKIWVRLPFKPILRFILFYFIRLGFLDGRAGYIYARLLSQYEYQIGVKLYELRQFGGKLNVAKNQSLETSQPVVQPANLIQDESKI
- a CDS encoding response regulator, yielding MATKRVLIIDDEADIREVAQLGLEISHEWEILTAASGQEGLKIATEQQPDAILLDVMMPDIDGPTTWQKLQANSTTKDIPVILLTAKVQAVEQRRYAQLGVKSVLTKPFDPVTIGEAIAQILGW
- a CDS encoding PAS domain S-box protein, with the translated sequence MYQQAEVDVNRSQNLAHLQRLADNVLGILYQFQIDTNGLMSFPYVSAGCQEILGLDPKLVEEDASLMVDLIIPEDREKFSESVAYSAETLEPWYWEGKVKLHSGVVKWIKAMSRPERQPTGEIIWDGWILDITAQKRSEAALQASNQRIATILSGATEGFFALSDRWCFTYVNSQAEYLLGKSSCELIGRNIWEVYPETVESKFYQQYHYAVANQVNVTFEEFYQPLNSWFQVRAYPNGEELSVYVTNINARKKLEISLEELNKLNEKLETKVAERTKELSQKTSELEDLWSAFPDLVFCLTADGKILSYQAGKEQTKIYLQPAEFLGKKMVEILPAEVGEKIRQAMEMTLLCQSLVRIEYCLEMETGKEYYEGRLLPFAENQIMLIVRNISDRQEAENKLKESEKRYQTLTEALPICVFYTDAQGNCLYTNDRWQKIAGLTQEEALGKGWSSAIHPEDRERVSSEWYRAASQKKLFNSKYRFQNPEGKVSWVIGNAVGIDNEKGETIGYVGTITDISDRQEAEMKLQESEKRYQTLTEASPIGVFYTDVQGNCLYTNDRWQKIAGLTQQEALGDGWTRAIHPEDRERVYKQWYQTVLEKKSFYSEHRFQHPNGKITWTIVQALPVIDDERETTGYVGTITDISDRQLMETALRRSEERFRCLIQATSQIIWNTDPNGQINSEQASLCAFTGQTYDQVAGWSWLSIIHPEDRERTAAEWEKAIANKSLYQIEHRLRRYDSQYRYMSGRAVPVLNENGSIREWIGSHTDISDRKAAETALQKITHDLQEAQKLAHIGNWDFNVTSGEISWSEEVFQIYGFDRQTQTPTLSEHLQQYHPEDRETFQGILAEAIADGKPYDLELRIFHPNGSLRYIHVKGEPVKNEKGKVARLFGTVMDITDRKLVEIQVQEKARDLEKTLRELRATQAQLIQTEKMSSLGQLVAGVAHEINNPVNFIYGNLAHATEYCQDLLSVIELYRQHYPHPVLEIQNKLEAVDFEFLLTDLPQLLNSMEVGARRIKEIVASLRNFSRLNEAEFKTVNIHEGIDSTLMILQNRIKAKPDRPQIELVKNYGNLPLVECYPGQLNQVLMNILVNALDVLDDRDRSRTYQEIEQNPSSIWITTTLIEPKTARISIKDNGFGIPENVKNRIFDPFFTTKSVGKGTGLGMSISYQIITEKHQGRIECISELGQGAEFIIEIPLRQKA